The following proteins are co-located in the Polymorphospora rubra genome:
- a CDS encoding CocE/NonD family hydrolase, protein MGRTHRSWRVGVAAVAATALAVLGAAPNALAVDTPEIVVADGVTQPVFGYSDAIRERLFIDSTFDSDGDGLRDIIAFDVMRPKATEDGLKVPVIMDASPYYTTLGRGNESELKVDLDGDGLLDKWPLWYDNYFVPRGYAVILLDMVGTGNSTGCPTTNANEDNLSAKQAINWLNGRATARNAAGEVVKADWHNGKSGMIGKSYDGSLAMATATTGVKGLTTIVPIGGPSEYYDYTRSNGVITRGNSYPSYLANIVTNPDRRDYCKPVRDQLALEDGDEHGDYTAFWNERSYVKKVKNQTASVFLVHGTNDDNVRADHFSKYWYALAEYDIPRKLWLNQTGHIDPFDFRRGEWVSTLHRWFDFWLHDIQNGIMDEPRADVERSANVFATYADWPVPGMTDTEVFFQPGTGGAGGLGLVPVAKPTTLSWQDSPTQSQNAMINNPDVPSPNKLAFLSEPLTAPLHISGTPRLKIRAAADKTSTHFGVILVDYGTDERVHHRGGNDGIITLTTEDCWGESSAVDDACYKHTQTRVWTADQELVTKGVHDAKNRQSIRNAVPLVPGQAYNYDFPLLPEDYVFKPGHRIGVIVVGSYPQYSSQADQNRANIDLALKTSRIVLPIVGGTAAAHAAGL, encoded by the coding sequence GGGGCGGCGCCGAACGCCCTCGCCGTGGACACCCCGGAGATCGTCGTCGCCGACGGGGTCACCCAGCCCGTCTTCGGATACAGCGACGCGATCCGGGAACGGCTCTTCATCGATTCCACCTTCGACAGCGACGGCGACGGGCTGCGCGACATCATCGCGTTCGACGTGATGCGCCCGAAGGCGACCGAAGACGGGCTCAAGGTGCCCGTCATCATGGACGCCAGCCCGTACTACACGACGCTGGGCCGCGGCAACGAGTCCGAGCTCAAGGTCGACCTGGACGGCGACGGGCTGCTCGACAAGTGGCCGCTGTGGTACGACAACTACTTCGTGCCGCGTGGCTACGCGGTGATCCTGCTGGACATGGTCGGCACCGGTAACTCCACCGGCTGCCCGACCACCAACGCCAACGAGGACAACCTCAGCGCGAAGCAGGCGATCAACTGGCTGAACGGCCGGGCCACCGCCCGCAACGCCGCTGGCGAGGTCGTCAAGGCCGACTGGCACAACGGCAAGTCCGGCATGATCGGCAAGTCGTACGACGGCTCGCTGGCGATGGCGACCGCCACCACCGGCGTGAAGGGCCTGACCACGATCGTCCCGATCGGCGGCCCGTCGGAGTACTACGACTACACCCGCAGCAACGGCGTCATCACCCGGGGCAACAGCTACCCGTCGTACCTGGCGAACATCGTCACCAACCCGGACCGCCGCGACTACTGCAAGCCGGTCCGGGACCAGCTCGCGCTCGAGGACGGCGACGAGCACGGCGACTACACCGCCTTCTGGAACGAGCGCAGCTACGTCAAGAAGGTCAAGAACCAGACCGCCAGCGTCTTCCTCGTGCACGGCACCAACGACGACAACGTCCGCGCCGACCACTTCAGCAAGTACTGGTACGCGCTGGCCGAGTACGACATCCCGCGCAAGCTGTGGCTGAACCAGACCGGCCACATCGACCCGTTCGACTTCCGTCGGGGCGAGTGGGTGTCCACCCTGCACCGCTGGTTCGACTTCTGGCTCCACGACATCCAGAACGGCATCATGGACGAGCCGCGGGCCGACGTCGAGCGCTCCGCCAACGTGTTCGCCACGTACGCCGACTGGCCGGTCCCGGGCATGACCGACACCGAGGTGTTCTTCCAGCCGGGCACCGGCGGCGCCGGCGGCCTCGGCCTGGTGCCGGTGGCCAAGCCGACGACGCTGTCCTGGCAGGACAGCCCGACGCAGAGCCAGAACGCCATGATCAACAACCCGGACGTGCCCAGCCCGAACAAGCTGGCGTTCCTGTCCGAGCCGCTGACCGCGCCGCTGCACATCTCCGGCACGCCGCGGCTGAAGATCCGGGCCGCCGCCGACAAGACCAGCACCCACTTCGGCGTGATCCTGGTCGACTACGGCACCGACGAGCGGGTCCACCACCGCGGTGGCAACGACGGCATCATCACGCTGACCACCGAGGACTGCTGGGGCGAGAGCAGCGCCGTCGACGACGCCTGCTACAAGCACACCCAGACCCGGGTCTGGACCGCCGACCAGGAGCTGGTGACCAAGGGCGTCCACGACGCCAAGAACCGCCAGTCGATCCGCAACGCGGTGCCGCTGGTGCCGGGACAGGCGTACAACTACGACTTCCCGCTGCTGCCCGAGGACTACGTCTTCAAGCCGGGCCACCGGATCGGCGTGATCGTCGTGGGTAGCTACCCGCAGTACTCCAGCCAGGCTGACCAGAACCGGGCGAACATCGACCTGGCGCTGAAGACCAGCCGGATCGTCCTGCCCATCGTGGGCGGTACGGCCGCGGCCCACGCCGCGGGGCTCTGA
- a CDS encoding helix-turn-helix domain-containing protein yields the protein MKKTLRAQWLGIQLRDLRVERGMTLQEAASFLRYDYSSLGRFERAELPFKHDDVVALLDLYGVFDAQDRARLRQLCTETWRSDQWDVDFSDAVYDSTFVDYLWLEEQATTIRLYDTAMLHVLLQTRAYAEASVRLVEGPKVRPERVARWVDRRMERQRVVEAGRTRLSVVVDEAVLRRPFGDARVMREQLTQLTRLARERDVEIRVLPPDATLRPQVFGAFTLFEMPDPYPEVAYLENLAGRFYLEAPRSQRFAYAYDQLCEAALDPAESAKLIAATAHDWS from the coding sequence GTGAAAAAGACCCTGCGTGCCCAGTGGCTGGGGATTCAGTTACGGGACCTGCGCGTCGAGCGCGGAATGACCCTGCAGGAAGCCGCCAGCTTCCTGCGATACGACTACAGTTCGCTCGGCCGGTTCGAGCGCGCCGAACTCCCCTTCAAACACGACGACGTGGTCGCCCTGCTCGACCTGTACGGCGTCTTCGACGCGCAGGACCGGGCCCGGCTGCGACAGCTGTGCACCGAGACCTGGCGCAGCGACCAGTGGGACGTCGACTTCTCCGACGCCGTCTACGACAGTACCTTCGTCGACTACCTGTGGCTGGAGGAGCAGGCCACCACGATCCGCCTGTACGACACCGCGATGCTGCACGTGCTGTTGCAGACCCGGGCGTACGCCGAGGCGTCGGTCCGCCTGGTCGAGGGGCCGAAGGTACGTCCCGAGCGGGTCGCCCGCTGGGTCGACCGGCGGATGGAGCGCCAGCGGGTGGTCGAGGCGGGCCGGACCCGCCTGTCGGTCGTGGTCGACGAGGCGGTGCTCCGGCGGCCGTTCGGCGACGCCCGGGTGATGCGCGAGCAGCTCACCCAGCTGACCCGGCTGGCCCGGGAGCGGGACGTCGAGATCCGGGTCCTGCCGCCGGACGCCACCCTGCGTCCCCAGGTGTTCGGCGCGTTCACCCTGTTCGAGATGCCGGACCCCTACCCGGAGGTGGCCTACCTGGAGAACCTCGCCGGCCGGTTCTACCTGGAGGCGCCGCGCAGCCAGCGGTTCGCGTACGCGTACGACCAGTTGTGCGAGGCCGCGCTCGATCCGGCCGAGTCGGCGAAGCTGATCGCCGCGACCGCCCACGACTGGTCCTGA
- a CDS encoding TlpA family protein disulfide reductase — protein MRKKLLPAILVAAALVLGACTGGDDTPEKRAGGAHALPGPAPTGLALKAPPTDSPTAPRFSATLTDGTDVDVSTLWADRPVVLTFFSSWCTICADRQDAMSELARTYQDRVVFLGVAGEDEADPLDEYLRTHKVEYPVVLDESMNVWRAYAVREPPAVVILSKDGRLLRGWPGGIDAATLDTQLKEHILG, from the coding sequence GTGAGGAAGAAGCTACTGCCCGCGATCCTGGTCGCCGCCGCCCTGGTCCTGGGCGCCTGCACCGGCGGCGACGACACTCCGGAGAAGCGGGCCGGGGGAGCGCACGCGCTGCCCGGCCCGGCCCCGACCGGCCTGGCGCTGAAGGCGCCGCCGACCGACTCGCCGACCGCGCCCCGCTTCTCGGCCACCCTCACCGACGGCACCGACGTCGACGTGAGCACCCTGTGGGCCGACCGCCCGGTCGTGCTCACCTTCTTCAGCTCGTGGTGCACCATCTGCGCCGACCGGCAGGACGCGATGAGTGAGCTCGCCCGTACCTACCAGGACCGGGTCGTCTTCCTCGGCGTCGCCGGTGAGGACGAGGCCGACCCGCTCGACGAGTACCTGCGTACGCACAAGGTCGAGTATCCGGTGGTGCTGGACGAGTCGATGAACGTCTGGCGGGCGTACGCGGTGCGGGAACCCCCGGCCGTCGTCATCCTCAGCAAGGACGGCCGGCTGCTGCGCGGCTGGCCCGGCGGCATCGACGCCGCAACCCTCGACACGCAGCTCAAGGAACACATCCTCGGCTGA
- a CDS encoding M6 family metalloprotease domain-containing protein, producing the protein MHLVNAKRPRVRRSVMVAAVATALVASVATTPASAAPGNPAGSNAPFGVIDPQNWQNPDAMTWNDYKAIPNTNWADPNVRGSVRNFNIALVTLDYVDQPFVITQRARSSIFGNPQSTAANIPRDQVATFYKDFLNTPNTLNKGHTLHEYWMEDSEGRYGVDLTGFGPYTLPHKSYHYGIDNSMNPGMCPSGETCNRNIRTDGLGMWRAAIGEEAASQFELIFILGAGQDESATWQEFGEMMFQTKEDVPDAWGPPDPNMPNYARTRYVEWTSWKAAAGIWPNAGGGSSTQAESSGMGVYAHELSHLLTIGDNYNNPYGTPLRRAYTGIWSMMSRGSFNGPGGPHTRWQIPPVNGGSMGSLHTLRDKMKIGLIGEENVLRLSREALASSGLVVAEITARAVQAGPNGLTGINIAMNKDLSPACTVATNLHCDGGNFNNYTVEVVDRMGADSFTPDSGVLLSKTKNADSAPFQWVIDANPQDIDMIDFYKPDGTPQKITMGDYRQLSDALFHAGTNSGSEFEYIDEANRLHFFVLNLKRDQDGVLKYTVAVKSLDGTGGPSTHGVNLSKGTVTTPNSKPTNRGVTCSFDLTNTGSWSAGGQAHPENVNAYTKSDVYRLSAEVAGRGWRVALPNELATAKFGQSTTVNVSVGAAANAADTGFVKLTATSVSDPTKTLTKQCRVEK; encoded by the coding sequence ATGCACCTTGTCAACGCCAAGCGACCGCGCGTGCGACGCTCGGTGATGGTTGCCGCGGTGGCGACCGCGCTGGTCGCTTCCGTGGCGACCACGCCGGCGTCTGCCGCTCCGGGCAACCCGGCCGGCAGCAACGCCCCCTTCGGAGTGATCGATCCGCAGAACTGGCAGAACCCCGACGCCATGACGTGGAACGACTACAAGGCGATCCCGAACACCAACTGGGCCGACCCGAATGTCCGGGGCTCGGTCCGCAACTTCAACATCGCGCTGGTGACGCTGGACTACGTCGACCAGCCGTTCGTGATCACGCAGCGGGCCCGGTCGTCTATCTTCGGCAACCCGCAGTCGACCGCCGCCAACATCCCGCGGGACCAGGTGGCGACGTTCTACAAGGACTTCCTGAACACGCCGAACACCCTCAACAAGGGCCACACGCTGCACGAGTACTGGATGGAGGACTCGGAGGGCCGCTACGGCGTGGACCTGACCGGCTTCGGTCCGTACACGCTGCCGCACAAGTCCTACCACTACGGTATCGACAACAGCATGAACCCCGGCATGTGCCCCAGCGGGGAGACCTGCAACCGGAACATCCGGACCGACGGCCTGGGCATGTGGCGCGCGGCCATCGGTGAGGAGGCCGCCAGCCAGTTCGAGCTGATCTTCATCCTCGGCGCGGGCCAGGACGAGTCGGCCACCTGGCAGGAATTCGGCGAGATGATGTTCCAGACCAAGGAGGACGTGCCGGACGCGTGGGGCCCGCCGGACCCCAACATGCCGAACTACGCGCGTACCCGGTACGTCGAGTGGACCTCGTGGAAGGCGGCGGCCGGTATCTGGCCGAACGCCGGCGGCGGCTCCTCGACCCAGGCCGAGAGCTCCGGCATGGGTGTCTACGCCCACGAGCTGAGCCACCTGCTCACCATCGGTGACAACTACAACAACCCGTACGGCACACCGCTCCGCCGGGCGTACACCGGCATCTGGAGCATGATGTCGCGCGGGTCGTTCAACGGTCCGGGCGGTCCGCACACCCGTTGGCAGATCCCGCCGGTCAACGGTGGCTCGATGGGCTCGCTGCACACGCTGCGCGACAAGATGAAGATCGGTCTGATCGGCGAGGAGAACGTGCTGCGGCTGTCCCGTGAGGCCCTGGCCTCCTCGGGCCTCGTGGTTGCCGAGATCACCGCGCGTGCCGTCCAGGCCGGCCCCAACGGCCTGACCGGTATCAACATCGCGATGAACAAGGACCTGTCGCCGGCCTGCACCGTCGCCACGAACCTGCACTGCGACGGCGGCAACTTCAACAACTACACCGTCGAGGTCGTCGACCGGATGGGTGCCGACTCGTTCACCCCGGACAGCGGTGTGCTGCTGAGCAAGACCAAGAACGCCGACAGCGCGCCGTTCCAGTGGGTCATCGACGCGAACCCGCAGGACATCGACATGATCGACTTCTACAAGCCGGACGGCACCCCGCAGAAGATCACCATGGGTGACTACCGGCAGCTGTCGGACGCGCTGTTCCACGCCGGCACCAACTCCGGCAGCGAGTTCGAGTACATCGACGAGGCCAACCGGCTGCACTTCTTCGTCCTCAACCTCAAGCGCGACCAGGACGGCGTGCTGAAGTACACGGTCGCGGTGAAGTCGCTGGACGGCACCGGCGGTCCGAGCACCCACGGTGTCAACCTGTCCAAGGGCACCGTCACCACCCCGAACAGCAAGCCCACCAACCGCGGTGTGACCTGCTCGTTCGACCTGACCAACACCGGTAGCTGGTCGGCCGGTGGCCAGGCCCACCCGGAGAACGTCAACGCCTACACCAAGTCCGACGTCTACCGCCTGTCGGCGGAGGTCGCCGGTCGCGGCTGGCGCGTCGCCCTGCCGAACGAGCTGGCGACCGCCAAGTTCGGCCAGTCCACCACCGTGAACGTGTCGGTCGGTGCGGCTGCCAACGCGGCGGACACCGGGTTCGTGAAGCTCACCGCCACCTCGGTGAGCGACCCGACCAAGACCCTCACCAAGCAGTGCCGGGTCGAGAAGTGA
- a CDS encoding dihydrodipicolinate synthase family protein: MTGATGMADLDGIDGVDGDRPWRGVVAALVTPFGADLRVDFDRLQEHVRWLAAEGCDGFAVAGPLGEYQTLTDRERSDVLRAVVQAAPADRSVLAGVSGYGSHQSAYWAEQAARAGAHAVLALPPTGYQARPAEVVAHYREIAAAGLPVVAYNDPGETVIDLTPELLATVAEIDGLAAVQEASGDVRRLHRIRMLCPHVDVLAGVDDLVRELVVFGAAGWIGGLPNALPRQAACLYRRFADGDAHGATALYAALYPLLSWDSRPESVQALKCTMEVAGRYGGPCRPPRVPLPTVDATRLRRDVERALAAAGH, translated from the coding sequence ATGACCGGTGCGACCGGGATGGCCGACCTGGACGGTATCGACGGCGTAGACGGCGACCGGCCGTGGCGCGGTGTCGTGGCGGCCCTCGTGACGCCGTTCGGTGCCGACCTGCGGGTCGACTTCGACCGTCTCCAGGAGCACGTCCGGTGGCTGGCCGCCGAGGGCTGCGACGGGTTCGCCGTGGCCGGCCCGCTGGGGGAGTACCAGACCCTGACCGACCGGGAGCGGTCCGACGTGCTGCGGGCCGTCGTGCAGGCGGCGCCGGCGGACCGGTCGGTGCTCGCCGGGGTCAGCGGGTACGGCAGCCACCAGTCGGCGTACTGGGCGGAGCAGGCGGCCCGGGCCGGGGCGCACGCGGTGCTGGCCCTGCCGCCGACCGGTTACCAGGCCCGCCCCGCGGAGGTCGTCGCCCACTACCGGGAGATCGCGGCCGCCGGGCTGCCCGTGGTGGCGTACAACGACCCGGGCGAGACGGTGATCGACCTGACCCCGGAACTGCTGGCCACGGTCGCCGAGATCGACGGCCTGGCCGCCGTGCAGGAGGCGAGCGGCGACGTACGGCGGTTGCACCGCATCCGGATGCTCTGCCCGCACGTCGACGTACTGGCCGGTGTGGACGACCTGGTCCGCGAGCTGGTGGTCTTCGGGGCCGCCGGCTGGATCGGCGGGCTGCCCAACGCGCTGCCCCGCCAGGCGGCGTGTCTCTACCGCCGCTTCGCCGACGGTGACGCGCACGGTGCCACGGCCCTGTACGCCGCGCTGTATCCGTTGCTGAGCTGGGATTCGCGGCCGGAGTCGGTGCAGGCGCTCAAGTGCACGATGGAGGTCGCGGGCCGGTACGGCGGCCCCTGCCGGCCGCCGCGGGTGCCGCTGCCGACGGTCGACGCGACCCGGCTGCGCCGCGACGTCGAGCGGGCGCTGGCCGCCGCCGGCCACTGA
- a CDS encoding PucR family transcriptional regulator: protein MLAELQTIVDGLAARVGRPALIEDRRQRVVVYSEHAEPMDTVRRASILRRQTTPEVIAWFRQAGVLQSRTPVRTPACPELDLLPRVCLPICHDDLLLGFVWFIDADGTMTDDDIKLASEATADLSLALYRENLLGELASQRETEAARTLLVDAPTSRAHAVRALLEEGVIAADGPTTALVAHLVTPGGQPPDEVGRIALEQALVHTRRWIGTRAALHLIRHDHGVLLMCGANGAGRPAPEAAATHLDEALQNTTRGLASITRTVVGIGQTYDELAEGLGSYDEALQSARVGVQLSALGRIVAWSNLGIYRVLTRLGDQHLDVGGVHPGLERLLRDEANQVLLETLEAYLDLAGNAHATAERLRLHRTTLYYRLQRVEQLAETDLKDGNERLCLHLALKLGRLTGDYQPAR from the coding sequence ATGCTGGCCGAGCTGCAAACCATCGTCGACGGACTCGCCGCGCGCGTCGGTCGGCCGGCGCTGATCGAGGACCGGCGCCAGCGGGTGGTCGTCTACAGCGAACACGCCGAGCCGATGGACACCGTACGCCGGGCCTCGATCCTGCGGCGGCAGACGACCCCGGAGGTGATCGCCTGGTTCCGTCAGGCCGGCGTGCTCCAGTCCCGGACGCCGGTCCGTACCCCCGCCTGCCCCGAACTCGACCTGCTCCCCCGGGTCTGCCTGCCGATCTGCCACGACGACCTGCTGTTGGGCTTCGTGTGGTTCATCGACGCCGACGGCACGATGACCGACGACGACATCAAGCTCGCCAGCGAGGCGACCGCCGACCTGTCGCTGGCGCTGTACCGGGAGAACCTGCTCGGCGAACTCGCCTCGCAACGGGAGACCGAGGCGGCCCGTACGCTGCTCGTCGACGCGCCGACGTCGCGGGCCCACGCCGTACGGGCGCTGCTGGAGGAGGGCGTGATCGCCGCCGACGGGCCGACCACCGCCCTGGTTGCCCACCTGGTCACCCCGGGCGGGCAGCCGCCCGACGAGGTCGGCCGGATCGCCCTGGAACAGGCGCTGGTGCACACCCGCCGGTGGATCGGCACCCGGGCCGCCCTGCACCTGATCCGGCACGACCACGGTGTGCTGCTGATGTGTGGGGCGAACGGTGCCGGCCGGCCCGCGCCGGAGGCCGCCGCCACCCACCTCGACGAGGCGTTGCAGAACACCACCCGGGGGCTCGCCTCGATCACCCGTACGGTGGTCGGCATCGGACAGACCTACGACGAGCTGGCCGAAGGGCTCGGCTCGTACGACGAGGCGTTGCAGTCGGCCCGGGTCGGTGTGCAGCTCTCCGCGCTGGGTCGCATCGTCGCCTGGTCCAACCTGGGGATCTACCGGGTGCTGACCCGGCTCGGCGACCAGCACCTGGACGTCGGCGGGGTGCATCCCGGCCTGGAACGGCTGCTGCGCGACGAGGCCAACCAGGTGTTGCTGGAAACCCTGGAGGCATATCTGGACCTGGCCGGCAACGCGCACGCCACGGCGGAGCGGTTGCGGCTGCACCGCACCACGCTCTACTACCGGTTGCAGCGGGTGGAACAGCTCGCCGAGACCGACCTGAAGGACGGCAACGAGCGGCTCTGCCTGCACCTGGCGTTGAAGCTCGGCCGGCTGACCGGCGACTACCAGCCGGCCCGCTGA
- a CDS encoding sulfotransferase family protein: MTARRGVVDLARRAVRGSRAYARAAVPGAVGALPDFLVIGGQRCGTTSLYHYLASHPRIRTGTGKELQYFTLHHRRGTRWYRAHFPRTGSDERTFEASPYYLFHPEVPARVAATLPDARFVALLRDPVERAYSHYLHTRSYGAEPLDFAAALAAEPDRLATALRAGPDSRTAHAALRNHSYAARGRYAEQLERWFAHVPRDRVLVLRSEDLYADPARVYADVLRFLGLEPYTPDGFARHTRRVDRGESGLTDGIRAELTEAFAPHNARLADLLGWPATW; this comes from the coding sequence GTGACGGCGCGACGCGGCGTCGTCGACCTGGCGCGGCGGGCGGTGCGGGGCTCGCGGGCGTACGCACGGGCGGCGGTGCCCGGTGCGGTCGGCGCACTGCCCGACTTCCTCGTCATCGGCGGCCAGCGCTGCGGCACCACCTCGCTCTACCACTACCTCGCTTCACACCCGCGAATCCGCACCGGCACCGGCAAGGAGTTGCAGTACTTCACCCTGCACCACCGGCGCGGCACCCGCTGGTACCGGGCCCACTTCCCGCGCACCGGCTCCGACGAGCGCACCTTCGAGGCCAGTCCCTACTACCTCTTCCACCCGGAGGTGCCGGCCCGGGTGGCGGCGACCCTGCCGGACGCCCGGTTCGTCGCCCTGCTGCGCGACCCGGTCGAGCGGGCCTACTCGCACTACCTGCACACCCGCTCGTACGGCGCCGAGCCGCTGGACTTCGCCGCCGCGCTGGCCGCCGAACCGGACCGGCTGGCGACGGCCCTGCGCGCCGGCCCGGACAGCCGTACCGCGCACGCCGCCCTGCGCAACCACTCGTACGCGGCCCGCGGCCGGTACGCCGAACAGCTCGAACGGTGGTTCGCGCACGTACCCCGGGACCGGGTGCTGGTGCTGCGCAGCGAGGACCTCTACGCCGACCCGGCCCGGGTCTACGCCGACGTGCTGCGCTTCCTCGGCCTCGAGCCGTACACCCCGGACGGGTTCGCCCGGCACACCCGCCGGGTCGACCGCGGCGAATCCGGCCTCACCGACGGGATCCGCGCCGAGCTGACCGAGGCGTTCGCCCCGCACAACGCCCGCCTCGCCGACCTGCTCGGCTGGCCGGCGACCTGGTGA
- a CDS encoding oligosaccharide flippase family protein, whose translation MTAGTAAPAGTPNDAADSGDRHIRGIARGGSLNLVGALLSQGAVFLIMLLLARSLGMTEVGRYAQGYAMLSLLGLLSLSGFRAGLTRFVAVHLADDDPATIRGTIRLGLGISAVSSTVIAVGLAATAPWLAGLLNDPELTTPLRLVALTLPALTICEAALAATRGWRTQRPYTLIGQIYEPGARLALTALALVLGGGVIGAFWALVGAAWSAAALAVLALVRMLRKVAPAEPAYRPRQLFSFSTVSWVSSLSSTGLIWVDTLLLGFFGSDEIGVYNVATRLVTVAIFVLAPINAAFGPYIAYLYHQGRFDDVRRSYGAVTGWIVRLSLPAFVALLVFPTDLLRIFGGDFTTGAAVTMILAAGQLVNAATGPCGTLLNMSGRVAVNMYDNLAALVLNIGLNIWLIPAYGIVGAASAWAASLAAVNIARVIQVRGLIQALPFTTGMAKGLAAGVAALLAGLVVRWLLPGGPFQLAVGLAAVVATYLGAVLALGLSREDVMVLRTLIRRRRKEATA comes from the coding sequence GTGACCGCCGGTACGGCGGCCCCGGCCGGTACCCCGAACGACGCGGCGGACTCCGGCGACCGGCACATCCGCGGCATCGCCCGGGGCGGCAGCCTCAACCTGGTCGGCGCGCTCCTCAGCCAGGGCGCCGTCTTCCTGATCATGCTGCTGCTGGCCCGCAGCCTCGGCATGACCGAGGTCGGCCGGTACGCCCAGGGCTACGCCATGCTGTCCCTGCTCGGGCTGCTGTCGCTGTCCGGGTTCCGGGCCGGGCTGACCCGCTTCGTCGCCGTACACCTCGCCGACGACGATCCGGCCACCATCCGCGGCACGATCCGGCTCGGGCTGGGCATCTCGGCAGTGTCGTCGACGGTGATCGCCGTCGGGCTCGCCGCCACCGCGCCCTGGCTGGCCGGGCTGCTCAACGACCCGGAACTCACCACCCCGCTGCGGCTGGTCGCGCTCACCCTGCCCGCGCTGACCATCTGCGAGGCGGCGCTCGCCGCCACCCGGGGCTGGCGTACGCAGCGGCCGTACACGCTGATCGGCCAGATCTACGAGCCGGGCGCCCGGCTGGCGCTCACCGCCCTCGCCCTCGTGCTCGGCGGCGGGGTGATCGGCGCCTTCTGGGCGCTGGTCGGCGCCGCCTGGTCGGCCGCCGCGCTCGCGGTGCTGGCCCTGGTGAGGATGCTGCGCAAGGTGGCGCCCGCCGAACCGGCCTACCGGCCCCGGCAACTGTTCAGCTTCTCGACGGTGAGCTGGGTGTCGTCGCTGTCGTCGACCGGCCTGATCTGGGTCGACACGCTGCTGCTCGGCTTCTTCGGCAGCGACGAGATCGGCGTCTACAACGTCGCGACCCGGCTGGTCACCGTCGCCATCTTCGTGCTCGCGCCGATCAACGCGGCGTTCGGGCCGTACATCGCCTACCTCTACCACCAGGGCCGGTTCGACGACGTACGGCGCAGCTACGGCGCGGTCACCGGTTGGATCGTCCGGCTGTCGTTGCCCGCCTTCGTCGCCCTGCTGGTATTCCCGACCGACCTGCTGCGCATCTTCGGCGGCGACTTCACCACCGGCGCCGCTGTCACCATGATCCTTGCCGCCGGGCAGCTCGTGAACGCCGCCACCGGCCCGTGCGGCACGCTGCTCAACATGTCCGGCCGGGTGGCCGTCAACATGTACGACAACCTCGCCGCCCTGGTGCTCAACATCGGGCTCAACATCTGGCTCATCCCGGCGTACGGCATCGTCGGTGCGGCCAGCGCGTGGGCCGCCTCGCTGGCCGCCGTCAACATCGCCCGGGTGATCCAGGTCCGCGGCCTGATCCAGGCCCTGCCGTTCACCACGGGTATGGCCAAGGGGTTGGCCGCCGGGGTGGCCGCCCTGCTGGCCGGGCTCGTCGTCCGGTGGCTGCTGCCCGGCGGCCCGTTCCAACTCGCCGTCGGGCTGGCCGCCGTCGTGGCGACCTACCTCGGGGCGGTCCTCGCCCTCGGGCTCAGCCGGGAGGACGTCATGGTGCTGCGTACCCTGATCCGTCGCCGCCGCAAGGAGGCCACCGCGTGA